One Solanum lycopersicum chromosome 2, SLM_r2.1 genomic region harbors:
- the LOC101249705 gene encoding uncharacterized protein isoform X30, producing the protein MIQYREDMHFDSSLMELPESSSALPSELQRPICMHSSMPSNNKIQQDEDERDPKFMQLLKENLSCFWNQQKEEILRADPKRKPEMPISRIRRAMKSNDQVKMVSATSTVLLSKAIEMLIMDLTLRAWMQADKGKCRTLKRYDFARAIRDEELFDFLSDIVPLQTYKVQKDANDGQGNEPHPAYQVLEPSNIPLKYQFQVEEDANGSQGNEFHPAGQMVQHQKILVEEANDVQGNKFDLANRMVQPHNVPCNFQVQVQANDGEGYEVHPAYQMVEPNKTSLPCQFQVLKVANDGQGNESNPAYQLVQPNDIAYQFQVEEDLNGSQGNEFHPVCQMVQPNNIPASFISHRGIPVPLVDLFPEFEFNSHDLLMEEANDVQGNKFHLANQMVQLQNIPVQGEENDGQGNEFEPASNVQPDNIPLQLLYQFHVRGEENDAQGNEFNQAFNVQPNNIPLQQLYQFQVRGGENDYQGNEFEPPSNVQPIYIPLQQLYQFQVRGEENDGQGNEFDPASNVLPNNNPVRGEENDGQDNEFEPASNVQPNNIPVRGEENDGQGNEFNQTSNVFNIPLQLLYQFQVRGEENGGQGNEFNQAFNVQPDNIPLQQLYQFQVRGGENDYQGNEFEPPSNVQPINIPLQQLYQFQVRGEENVGQGNEFDPASNVQPNNILLQQLYQFQVRGEENDGQGNEFNQASNVFDIPLQLLYQFQVRGEENDGQGNEFNQAFNVQPDNIPLQQLYQFQVRGGENDYQGNEFEPPSNVQPINIPLQQLYQFQVRGGEKDYQGNEFEPPSNVQPINIPFQVQAEANDGQGNEFHPTYQMGQPNNIPASFIIPEPLMLPPLINSSPEPEFDIGEFLMDIEEGL; encoded by the exons ATGATCCAATATAGAGAAGACATGCATTTCGATAGTTCGTTAATGGAACTCCCAGAATCCTCATCAGCACTACCTTCAGAATTACAAAGACCGATTTGTATGCATAGCTCTATGCCAAGTAACAACAAAATTCAGCAG GATGAAGATGAAAGGGATCCAAAGTTTATGCAATTGCTAAAAGAAAATCTCTCCTGTTTCTGGAATCAACAAAAGGAAGAAATTCTACGTGCAG ATCCAAAGAGAAAACCTGAGATGCCCATTTCAAGGATCAGACGGGCTATGAAGTCAAATGATCAAGTAAAG ATGGTTAGCGCAACTTCTACGGTTCTGTTATCGAAGGCAATTGAGATGCTTATTATGGACCTCACCTTACGTGCGTGGATGCAAGCTGATAAAGGCAAATGTCGAACTCTGAAGCGTTATGACTTTGCTAGGGCGATAAGGGATGAAGAGCTTTTCGATTTCCTCTCTGACATCGTTCCACTCCAGACCTATAAG GTGCAAAAGGACGCAAATGATGGCCAAGGAAATGAACCTCACCCAGCTTATCAAGTGCTTGAACCTAGTAACATTCCA CTGAAGTACCAATTTCAGGTAGAAGAGGATGCGAATGGTAGCCAAGGAAATGAGTTTCACCCGGCTGGCCAAATGGTTCAGCATCAGAAAATTCTA GTGGAAGAGGCAAATGATGTCCAAGGAAATAAATTTGACTTGGCTAATCGTATGGTTCAGCCTCATAACGTTCCA TGCAACTTTCAGGTGCAGGTCCAGGCAAATGATGGTGAAGGATATGAAGTTCACCCAGCTTATCAAATGGTTGAACCTAATAAGACTTCA CTACCATGCCAATTTCAGGTACTTAAGGTGGCAAATGATGGCCAAGGAAATGAATCTAACCCTGCTTATCAATTGGTTCAACCTAATGACATTGCT TACCAATTTCAGGTGGAAGAGGACTTGAATGGTAGCCAAGGAAATGAATTTCACCCGGTTTGTCAAATGGTTCAGCCTAATAACATTCCA GCTTCTTTTATCAGTCACCGAGGAATTCCAGTGCCTCTGGTTGATTTATTTCCTGAATTTGAGTTCAATAGTCATGATCTTTTAATGGAAGAGGCAAATGATGTGCAAGGAAATAAATTTCACCTTGCTAATCAAATGGTTCAGCTTCAGAACATTCCA GTGCAAGGAGAAGAAAATGATGGCCAAGGCAATGAATTTGAGCCAGCTTCCAATGTTCAGCCTGATAACATTCCG CTGCAGTTGCTGTACCAATTTCATGTGCGAGGGGAAGAAAATGATGCCCAAGGCAATGAATTTAACCAAGCTTTTAATGTTCAGCCTAATAACATTCCG CTACAGCAGCTGTACCAATTTCAGGTGCGAGGGGGAGAAAATGATTACCAAGGCAATGAATTTGAGCCACCTTCTAATGTTCAGCCTATTTACATTCCG CTGCAGCAGTTGTACCAATTTCAGGTGCGAGGGGAAGAAAATGATGGCCAAGGCAATGAATTTGACCCAGCTTCTAATGTTTTGCCTAATAACAATCCG GTGCGAGGGGAAGAAAATGATGGCCAAGACAATGAATTTGAGCCAGCTTCTAATGTTCAGCCTAATAACATTCCG GTGCGAGGGGAAGAAAATGATGGCCAAGGCAATGAATTTAACCAAACTTCTAATGTTTTTAACATTCCG CTGCAGTTGCTGTACCAATTTCAGGTGCGAGGGGAAGAAAATGGTGGCCAAGGCAATGAGTTTAACCAAGCTTTTAATGTACAGCCTGATAACATTCCG CTGCAGCAACTGTACCAATTTCAGGTGCGAGGGGGAGAAAATGATTACCAAGGCAATGAATTTGAGCCACCTTCTAATGTTCAGCCTATTAACATTCCG CTGCAGCAGTTGTACCAATTTCAGGTGCGAGGGGAAGAAAATGTTGGCCAAGGCAATGAATTTGACCCAGCTTCTAATGTTCAGCCTAATAACATTCTG CTGCAGCAGCTGTACCAATTTCAGGTGCGAGGGGAAGAAAATGATGGCCAAGGCAATGAATTTAACCAAGCTTCTAATGTTTTTGACATTCCG CTGCAGTTGCTGTACCAATTTCAGGTGCGAGGGGAAGAAAATGATGGCCAAGGCAATGAATTTAACCAAGCTTTTAATGTTCAGCCTGATAACATTCCG CTGCAGCAGCTATACCAGTTTCAGGTGCGAGGGGGAGAAAATGATTACCAAGGCAATGAATTTGAGCCACCTTCTAATGTTCAGCCTATTAACATTCCG CTGCAGCAGCTGTACCAATTTCAGGTGCGAGGGGGAGAAAAAGATTACCAAGGCAATGAATTTGAGCCACCTTCTAATGTTCAGCCTATTAACATTCCG TTTCAGGTGCAGGCGGAGGCAAATGATGGCCAAGGAAATGAATTTCACCCAACTTATCAAATGGGTCAACCTAATAACATCCCA GCTTCTTTCATCATTCCAGAGCCTCTCATGCTACCACCTCTGATCAATTCATCCCCTGAACCTGAGTTTGACATAGGTGAATTTTTAATGGACATTGAGGAGGGACTTTAA
- the LOC101249705 gene encoding uncharacterized protein isoform X22 gives MIQYREDMHFDSSLMELPESSSALPSELQRPICMHSSMPSNNKIQQDEDERDPKFMQLLKENLSCFWNQQKEEILRADPKRKPEMPISRIRRAMKSNDQVKMVSATSTVLLSKAIEMLIMDLTLRAWMQADKGKCRTLKRYDFARAIRDEELFDFLSDIVPLQTYKVQKDANDGQGNEPHPAYQVLEPSNIPLKYQFQVEEDANGSQGNEFHPAGQMVQHQKILVEEANDVQGNKFDLANRMVQPHNVPCNFQVQVQANDGEGYEVHPAYQMVEPNKTSLPCQFQVLKVANDGQGNESNPAYQLVQPNDIAYQFQVEEDLNGSQGNEFHPVCQMVQPNNIPASFISHRGIPVPLVDLFPEFEFNSHDLLMEEANDVQGNKFHLANQMVQLQNIPVQGEENDGQGNEFEPASNVQPDNIPLLYQFHVRGEENDAQGNEFNQAFNVQPNNIPVRGGENDYQGNEFEPPSNVQPIYIPLQQLYQFQVRGEENDGQGNEFDPASNVLPNNNPQLYQFQVRGEENDGQDNEFEPASNVQPNNIPLYQFQVRGEENDGQGNEFNQTSNVFNIPLQLLYQFQVRGEENGGQGNEFNQAFNVQPDNIPLQQLYQFQVRGGENDYQGNEFEPPSNVQPINIPLQQLYQFQVRGEENVGQGNEFDPASNVQPNNILLQQLYQFQVRGEENDGQGNEFNQASNVFDIPLQLLYQFQVRGEENDGQGNEFNQAFNVQPDNIPLQQLYQFQVRGGENDYQGNEFEPPSNVQPINIPLQQLYQFQVRGGEKDYQGNEFEPPSNVQPINIPFQVQAEANDGQGNEFHPTYQMGQPNNIPASFIIPEPLMLPPLINSSPEPEFDIGEFLMDIEEGL, from the exons ATGATCCAATATAGAGAAGACATGCATTTCGATAGTTCGTTAATGGAACTCCCAGAATCCTCATCAGCACTACCTTCAGAATTACAAAGACCGATTTGTATGCATAGCTCTATGCCAAGTAACAACAAAATTCAGCAG GATGAAGATGAAAGGGATCCAAAGTTTATGCAATTGCTAAAAGAAAATCTCTCCTGTTTCTGGAATCAACAAAAGGAAGAAATTCTACGTGCAG ATCCAAAGAGAAAACCTGAGATGCCCATTTCAAGGATCAGACGGGCTATGAAGTCAAATGATCAAGTAAAG ATGGTTAGCGCAACTTCTACGGTTCTGTTATCGAAGGCAATTGAGATGCTTATTATGGACCTCACCTTACGTGCGTGGATGCAAGCTGATAAAGGCAAATGTCGAACTCTGAAGCGTTATGACTTTGCTAGGGCGATAAGGGATGAAGAGCTTTTCGATTTCCTCTCTGACATCGTTCCACTCCAGACCTATAAG GTGCAAAAGGACGCAAATGATGGCCAAGGAAATGAACCTCACCCAGCTTATCAAGTGCTTGAACCTAGTAACATTCCA CTGAAGTACCAATTTCAGGTAGAAGAGGATGCGAATGGTAGCCAAGGAAATGAGTTTCACCCGGCTGGCCAAATGGTTCAGCATCAGAAAATTCTA GTGGAAGAGGCAAATGATGTCCAAGGAAATAAATTTGACTTGGCTAATCGTATGGTTCAGCCTCATAACGTTCCA TGCAACTTTCAGGTGCAGGTCCAGGCAAATGATGGTGAAGGATATGAAGTTCACCCAGCTTATCAAATGGTTGAACCTAATAAGACTTCA CTACCATGCCAATTTCAGGTACTTAAGGTGGCAAATGATGGCCAAGGAAATGAATCTAACCCTGCTTATCAATTGGTTCAACCTAATGACATTGCT TACCAATTTCAGGTGGAAGAGGACTTGAATGGTAGCCAAGGAAATGAATTTCACCCGGTTTGTCAAATGGTTCAGCCTAATAACATTCCA GCTTCTTTTATCAGTCACCGAGGAATTCCAGTGCCTCTGGTTGATTTATTTCCTGAATTTGAGTTCAATAGTCATGATCTTTTAATGGAAGAGGCAAATGATGTGCAAGGAAATAAATTTCACCTTGCTAATCAAATGGTTCAGCTTCAGAACATTCCA GTGCAAGGAGAAGAAAATGATGGCCAAGGCAATGAATTTGAGCCAGCTTCCAATGTTCAGCCTGATAACATTCCG TTGCTGTACCAATTTCATGTGCGAGGGGAAGAAAATGATGCCCAAGGCAATGAATTTAACCAAGCTTTTAATGTTCAGCCTAATAACATTCCG GTGCGAGGGGGAGAAAATGATTACCAAGGCAATGAATTTGAGCCACCTTCTAATGTTCAGCCTATTTACATTCCG CTGCAGCAGTTGTACCAATTTCAGGTGCGAGGGGAAGAAAATGATGGCCAAGGCAATGAATTTGACCCAGCTTCTAATGTTTTGCCTAATAACAATCCG CAGCTGTATCAATTTCAGGTGCGAGGGGAAGAAAATGATGGCCAAGACAATGAATTTGAGCCAGCTTCTAATGTTCAGCCTAATAACATTCCG CTGTACCAATTTCAGGTGCGAGGGGAAGAAAATGATGGCCAAGGCAATGAATTTAACCAAACTTCTAATGTTTTTAACATTCCG CTGCAGTTGCTGTACCAATTTCAGGTGCGAGGGGAAGAAAATGGTGGCCAAGGCAATGAGTTTAACCAAGCTTTTAATGTACAGCCTGATAACATTCCG CTGCAGCAACTGTACCAATTTCAGGTGCGAGGGGGAGAAAATGATTACCAAGGCAATGAATTTGAGCCACCTTCTAATGTTCAGCCTATTAACATTCCG CTGCAGCAGTTGTACCAATTTCAGGTGCGAGGGGAAGAAAATGTTGGCCAAGGCAATGAATTTGACCCAGCTTCTAATGTTCAGCCTAATAACATTCTG CTGCAGCAGCTGTACCAATTTCAGGTGCGAGGGGAAGAAAATGATGGCCAAGGCAATGAATTTAACCAAGCTTCTAATGTTTTTGACATTCCG CTGCAGTTGCTGTACCAATTTCAGGTGCGAGGGGAAGAAAATGATGGCCAAGGCAATGAATTTAACCAAGCTTTTAATGTTCAGCCTGATAACATTCCG CTGCAGCAGCTATACCAGTTTCAGGTGCGAGGGGGAGAAAATGATTACCAAGGCAATGAATTTGAGCCACCTTCTAATGTTCAGCCTATTAACATTCCG CTGCAGCAGCTGTACCAATTTCAGGTGCGAGGGGGAGAAAAAGATTACCAAGGCAATGAATTTGAGCCACCTTCTAATGTTCAGCCTATTAACATTCCG TTTCAGGTGCAGGCGGAGGCAAATGATGGCCAAGGAAATGAATTTCACCCAACTTATCAAATGGGTCAACCTAATAACATCCCA GCTTCTTTCATCATTCCAGAGCCTCTCATGCTACCACCTCTGATCAATTCATCCCCTGAACCTGAGTTTGACATAGGTGAATTTTTAATGGACATTGAGGAGGGACTTTAA
- the LOC101249705 gene encoding uncharacterized protein isoform X11, with amino-acid sequence MIQYREDMHFDSSLMELPESSSALPSELQRPICMHSSMPSNNKIQQDEDERDPKFMQLLKENLSCFWNQQKEEILRADPKRKPEMPISRIRRAMKSNDQVKMVSATSTVLLSKAIEMLIMDLTLRAWMQADKGKCRTLKRYDFARAIRDEELFDFLSDIVPLQTYKVQKDANDGQGNEPHPAYQVLEPSNIPLKYQFQVEEDANGSQGNEFHPAGQMVQHQKILVEEANDVQGNKFDLANRMVQPHNVPCNFQVQVQANDGEGYEVHPAYQMVEPNKTSLPCQFQVLKVANDGQGNESNPAYQLVQPNDIAYQFQVEEDLNGSQGNEFHPVCQMVQPNNIPASFISHRGIPVPLVDLFPEFEFNSHDLLMEEANDVQGNKFHLANQMVQLQNIPVQGEENDGQGNEFEPASNVQPDNIPLQLLYQFHVRGEENDAQGNEFNQAFNVQPNNIPLQQLYQFQVRGGENDYQGNEFEPPSNVQPIYIPLQQLYQFQVRGEENDGQGNEFDPASNVLPNNNPVRGEENDGQDNEFEPASNVQPNNIPLYQFQVRGEENDGQGNEFNQTSNVFNIPLQLLYQFQVRGEENGGQGNEFNQAFNVQPDNIPLQQLYQFQVRGGENDYQGNEFEPPSNVQPINIPLQQLYQFQVRGEENVGQGNEFDPASNVQPNNILLQQLYQFQVRGEENDGQGNEFNQASNVFDIPLQLLYQFQVRGEENDGQGNEFNQAFNVQPDNIPLQQLYQFQVRGGENDYQGNEFEPPSNVQPINIPLQQLYQFQVRGGEKDYQGNEFEPPSNVQPINIPFQVQAEANDGQGNEFHPTYQMGQPNNIPASFIIPEPLMLPPLINSSPEPEFDIGEFLMDIEEGL; translated from the exons ATGATCCAATATAGAGAAGACATGCATTTCGATAGTTCGTTAATGGAACTCCCAGAATCCTCATCAGCACTACCTTCAGAATTACAAAGACCGATTTGTATGCATAGCTCTATGCCAAGTAACAACAAAATTCAGCAG GATGAAGATGAAAGGGATCCAAAGTTTATGCAATTGCTAAAAGAAAATCTCTCCTGTTTCTGGAATCAACAAAAGGAAGAAATTCTACGTGCAG ATCCAAAGAGAAAACCTGAGATGCCCATTTCAAGGATCAGACGGGCTATGAAGTCAAATGATCAAGTAAAG ATGGTTAGCGCAACTTCTACGGTTCTGTTATCGAAGGCAATTGAGATGCTTATTATGGACCTCACCTTACGTGCGTGGATGCAAGCTGATAAAGGCAAATGTCGAACTCTGAAGCGTTATGACTTTGCTAGGGCGATAAGGGATGAAGAGCTTTTCGATTTCCTCTCTGACATCGTTCCACTCCAGACCTATAAG GTGCAAAAGGACGCAAATGATGGCCAAGGAAATGAACCTCACCCAGCTTATCAAGTGCTTGAACCTAGTAACATTCCA CTGAAGTACCAATTTCAGGTAGAAGAGGATGCGAATGGTAGCCAAGGAAATGAGTTTCACCCGGCTGGCCAAATGGTTCAGCATCAGAAAATTCTA GTGGAAGAGGCAAATGATGTCCAAGGAAATAAATTTGACTTGGCTAATCGTATGGTTCAGCCTCATAACGTTCCA TGCAACTTTCAGGTGCAGGTCCAGGCAAATGATGGTGAAGGATATGAAGTTCACCCAGCTTATCAAATGGTTGAACCTAATAAGACTTCA CTACCATGCCAATTTCAGGTACTTAAGGTGGCAAATGATGGCCAAGGAAATGAATCTAACCCTGCTTATCAATTGGTTCAACCTAATGACATTGCT TACCAATTTCAGGTGGAAGAGGACTTGAATGGTAGCCAAGGAAATGAATTTCACCCGGTTTGTCAAATGGTTCAGCCTAATAACATTCCA GCTTCTTTTATCAGTCACCGAGGAATTCCAGTGCCTCTGGTTGATTTATTTCCTGAATTTGAGTTCAATAGTCATGATCTTTTAATGGAAGAGGCAAATGATGTGCAAGGAAATAAATTTCACCTTGCTAATCAAATGGTTCAGCTTCAGAACATTCCA GTGCAAGGAGAAGAAAATGATGGCCAAGGCAATGAATTTGAGCCAGCTTCCAATGTTCAGCCTGATAACATTCCG CTGCAGTTGCTGTACCAATTTCATGTGCGAGGGGAAGAAAATGATGCCCAAGGCAATGAATTTAACCAAGCTTTTAATGTTCAGCCTAATAACATTCCG CTACAGCAGCTGTACCAATTTCAGGTGCGAGGGGGAGAAAATGATTACCAAGGCAATGAATTTGAGCCACCTTCTAATGTTCAGCCTATTTACATTCCG CTGCAGCAGTTGTACCAATTTCAGGTGCGAGGGGAAGAAAATGATGGCCAAGGCAATGAATTTGACCCAGCTTCTAATGTTTTGCCTAATAACAATCCG GTGCGAGGGGAAGAAAATGATGGCCAAGACAATGAATTTGAGCCAGCTTCTAATGTTCAGCCTAATAACATTCCG CTGTACCAATTTCAGGTGCGAGGGGAAGAAAATGATGGCCAAGGCAATGAATTTAACCAAACTTCTAATGTTTTTAACATTCCG CTGCAGTTGCTGTACCAATTTCAGGTGCGAGGGGAAGAAAATGGTGGCCAAGGCAATGAGTTTAACCAAGCTTTTAATGTACAGCCTGATAACATTCCG CTGCAGCAACTGTACCAATTTCAGGTGCGAGGGGGAGAAAATGATTACCAAGGCAATGAATTTGAGCCACCTTCTAATGTTCAGCCTATTAACATTCCG CTGCAGCAGTTGTACCAATTTCAGGTGCGAGGGGAAGAAAATGTTGGCCAAGGCAATGAATTTGACCCAGCTTCTAATGTTCAGCCTAATAACATTCTG CTGCAGCAGCTGTACCAATTTCAGGTGCGAGGGGAAGAAAATGATGGCCAAGGCAATGAATTTAACCAAGCTTCTAATGTTTTTGACATTCCG CTGCAGTTGCTGTACCAATTTCAGGTGCGAGGGGAAGAAAATGATGGCCAAGGCAATGAATTTAACCAAGCTTTTAATGTTCAGCCTGATAACATTCCG CTGCAGCAGCTATACCAGTTTCAGGTGCGAGGGGGAGAAAATGATTACCAAGGCAATGAATTTGAGCCACCTTCTAATGTTCAGCCTATTAACATTCCG CTGCAGCAGCTGTACCAATTTCAGGTGCGAGGGGGAGAAAAAGATTACCAAGGCAATGAATTTGAGCCACCTTCTAATGTTCAGCCTATTAACATTCCG TTTCAGGTGCAGGCGGAGGCAAATGATGGCCAAGGAAATGAATTTCACCCAACTTATCAAATGGGTCAACCTAATAACATCCCA GCTTCTTTCATCATTCCAGAGCCTCTCATGCTACCACCTCTGATCAATTCATCCCCTGAACCTGAGTTTGACATAGGTGAATTTTTAATGGACATTGAGGAGGGACTTTAA
- the LOC101249705 gene encoding uncharacterized protein isoform X36 → MIQYREDMHFDSSLMELPESSSALPSELQRPICMHSSMPSNNKIQQDEDERDPKFMQLLKENLSCFWNQQKEEILRADPKRKPEMPISRIRRAMKSNDQVKMVSATSTVLLSKAIEMLIMDLTLRAWMQADKGKCRTLKRYDFARAIRDEELFDFLSDIVPLQTYKVQKDANDGQGNEPHPAYQVLEPSNIPLKYQFQVEEDANGSQGNEFHPAGQMVQHQKILVEEANDVQGNKFDLANRMVQPHNVPCNFQVQVQANDGEGYEVHPAYQMVEPNKTSLPCQFQVLKVANDGQGNESNPAYQLVQPNDIAYQFQVEEDLNGSQGNEFHPVCQMVQPNNIPASFISHRGIPVPLVDLFPEFEFNSHDLLMEEANDVQGNKFHLANQMVQLQNIPVQGEENDGQGNEFEPASNVQPDNIPLQLLYQFHVRGEENDAQGNEFNQAFNVQPNNIPLQQLYQFQVRGGENDYQGNEFEPPSNVQPIYIPLQQLYQFQVRGEENDGQGNEFDPASNVLPNNNPQLYQFQVRGEENDGQDNEFEPASNVQPNNIPLYQFQVRGEENDGQGNEFNQTSNVFNIPLQLLYQFQVRGEENGGQGNEFNQAFNVQPDNIPLQQLYQFQVRGGENDYQGNEFEPPSNVQPINIPVRGEENVGQGNEFDPASNVQPNNILVRGEENDGQGNEFNQASNVFDIPLQLLYQFQVRGEENDGQGNEFNQAFNVQPDNIPLQQLYQFQVRGGENDYQGNEFEPPSNVQPINIPLQQLYQFQVRGGEKDYQGNEFEPPSNVQPINIPFQVQAEANDGQGNEFHPTYQMGQPNNIPASFIIPEPLMLPPLINSSPEPEFDIGEFLMDIEEGL, encoded by the exons ATGATCCAATATAGAGAAGACATGCATTTCGATAGTTCGTTAATGGAACTCCCAGAATCCTCATCAGCACTACCTTCAGAATTACAAAGACCGATTTGTATGCATAGCTCTATGCCAAGTAACAACAAAATTCAGCAG GATGAAGATGAAAGGGATCCAAAGTTTATGCAATTGCTAAAAGAAAATCTCTCCTGTTTCTGGAATCAACAAAAGGAAGAAATTCTACGTGCAG ATCCAAAGAGAAAACCTGAGATGCCCATTTCAAGGATCAGACGGGCTATGAAGTCAAATGATCAAGTAAAG ATGGTTAGCGCAACTTCTACGGTTCTGTTATCGAAGGCAATTGAGATGCTTATTATGGACCTCACCTTACGTGCGTGGATGCAAGCTGATAAAGGCAAATGTCGAACTCTGAAGCGTTATGACTTTGCTAGGGCGATAAGGGATGAAGAGCTTTTCGATTTCCTCTCTGACATCGTTCCACTCCAGACCTATAAG GTGCAAAAGGACGCAAATGATGGCCAAGGAAATGAACCTCACCCAGCTTATCAAGTGCTTGAACCTAGTAACATTCCA CTGAAGTACCAATTTCAGGTAGAAGAGGATGCGAATGGTAGCCAAGGAAATGAGTTTCACCCGGCTGGCCAAATGGTTCAGCATCAGAAAATTCTA GTGGAAGAGGCAAATGATGTCCAAGGAAATAAATTTGACTTGGCTAATCGTATGGTTCAGCCTCATAACGTTCCA TGCAACTTTCAGGTGCAGGTCCAGGCAAATGATGGTGAAGGATATGAAGTTCACCCAGCTTATCAAATGGTTGAACCTAATAAGACTTCA CTACCATGCCAATTTCAGGTACTTAAGGTGGCAAATGATGGCCAAGGAAATGAATCTAACCCTGCTTATCAATTGGTTCAACCTAATGACATTGCT TACCAATTTCAGGTGGAAGAGGACTTGAATGGTAGCCAAGGAAATGAATTTCACCCGGTTTGTCAAATGGTTCAGCCTAATAACATTCCA GCTTCTTTTATCAGTCACCGAGGAATTCCAGTGCCTCTGGTTGATTTATTTCCTGAATTTGAGTTCAATAGTCATGATCTTTTAATGGAAGAGGCAAATGATGTGCAAGGAAATAAATTTCACCTTGCTAATCAAATGGTTCAGCTTCAGAACATTCCA GTGCAAGGAGAAGAAAATGATGGCCAAGGCAATGAATTTGAGCCAGCTTCCAATGTTCAGCCTGATAACATTCCG CTGCAGTTGCTGTACCAATTTCATGTGCGAGGGGAAGAAAATGATGCCCAAGGCAATGAATTTAACCAAGCTTTTAATGTTCAGCCTAATAACATTCCG CTACAGCAGCTGTACCAATTTCAGGTGCGAGGGGGAGAAAATGATTACCAAGGCAATGAATTTGAGCCACCTTCTAATGTTCAGCCTATTTACATTCCG CTGCAGCAGTTGTACCAATTTCAGGTGCGAGGGGAAGAAAATGATGGCCAAGGCAATGAATTTGACCCAGCTTCTAATGTTTTGCCTAATAACAATCCG CAGCTGTATCAATTTCAGGTGCGAGGGGAAGAAAATGATGGCCAAGACAATGAATTTGAGCCAGCTTCTAATGTTCAGCCTAATAACATTCCG CTGTACCAATTTCAGGTGCGAGGGGAAGAAAATGATGGCCAAGGCAATGAATTTAACCAAACTTCTAATGTTTTTAACATTCCG CTGCAGTTGCTGTACCAATTTCAGGTGCGAGGGGAAGAAAATGGTGGCCAAGGCAATGAGTTTAACCAAGCTTTTAATGTACAGCCTGATAACATTCCG CTGCAGCAACTGTACCAATTTCAGGTGCGAGGGGGAGAAAATGATTACCAAGGCAATGAATTTGAGCCACCTTCTAATGTTCAGCCTATTAACATTCCG GTGCGAGGGGAAGAAAATGTTGGCCAAGGCAATGAATTTGACCCAGCTTCTAATGTTCAGCCTAATAACATTCTG GTGCGAGGGGAAGAAAATGATGGCCAAGGCAATGAATTTAACCAAGCTTCTAATGTTTTTGACATTCCG CTGCAGTTGCTGTACCAATTTCAGGTGCGAGGGGAAGAAAATGATGGCCAAGGCAATGAATTTAACCAAGCTTTTAATGTTCAGCCTGATAACATTCCG CTGCAGCAGCTATACCAGTTTCAGGTGCGAGGGGGAGAAAATGATTACCAAGGCAATGAATTTGAGCCACCTTCTAATGTTCAGCCTATTAACATTCCG CTGCAGCAGCTGTACCAATTTCAGGTGCGAGGGGGAGAAAAAGATTACCAAGGCAATGAATTTGAGCCACCTTCTAATGTTCAGCCTATTAACATTCCG TTTCAGGTGCAGGCGGAGGCAAATGATGGCCAAGGAAATGAATTTCACCCAACTTATCAAATGGGTCAACCTAATAACATCCCA GCTTCTTTCATCATTCCAGAGCCTCTCATGCTACCACCTCTGATCAATTCATCCCCTGAACCTGAGTTTGACATAGGTGAATTTTTAATGGACATTGAGGAGGGACTTTAA